A region of the Ranitomeya imitator isolate aRanImi1 chromosome 5, aRanImi1.pri, whole genome shotgun sequence genome:
tcaggaggggtttacagtgtggatgtaacagagccgtgtgtgtacaaggtgtacaaagctgagccgagggtgaaagaggtgaacGGAGtcatgtatgtatggggtgtatggagtgatgcagcgtgtttatgaggtgtatggagcggagccgcatgtggacGGAGTGGAGAAGTGTGTGTATGGAGTATacaaagcggagctgtgtgtgtgaggtgtacggagcagatccgcgggtgtaaggagtggagccgcgtgtgtgcaaggtgtaagaagcagagcagcgtgtgcaaggtgtaaggagcagagccgcgtgtgtgcaaggtgtaaggagcggagccgcgtgtgtgcaaggtgtaaggagcagagccgcgtgtgtgcaaggtataaggagcagagccgcgtgtgtgcaaggtgtaaggagcagagccgcgtgtgtgcaaggtgtaaggcgcagagccgcgtgtgtgcaaggtgtaaggcgcagagccgcgtgtgtgcaaggtgtaaggtgcagagccgcgtgtgtgcaaggtgtaaggagcagagccgcatgtgtgcaaggtgtaaggaacagagctgcgtgtgtacaaggtgtaaggagcagagccgtgtgtgtgcaaggtgtaaggtgcagagccgcgtgtgtgcaaggtgtaaggggcagagccgcgtgtgtgcaaggtgtaaggtgcagagctgcgtgtgtgcaaggtgtaaggagcagagccgcgtgtgtgcaaggtgtaaggtgcagagccgcgtgtgtgcaaggtgtaaggagcagagccgcatgtgtgcaaggtgtaaggagcagagccgtgtgtgtacgggctgtaaatttccgagtcgggaagaatggcacacggctgtgggcagagcccagcatgtgcactgtgggggagtattgggtgtactcgccagcgtcagaatgtgcagtgcgcatgctccggagccaaccagtacacccaatacacccccacactgcacaggtctggaaatgacgcactgcagcgtcataccaggaagaaacagcacgcaGATTTCAaatgccgggagtgcgcttggaattagagccagggaggacatgaacgcccagagtctgcacttccgaagacatcgccctaattagtatagggacatgttagttataaaatcatttttctcagcgattacagggcagtaaTAGGTCAGACtacacattgcaacaaaactatagtgtgcgaaatgttctgtccccacatgaggcgaatgaaggtgtcgcagactaataagagttgtgagagagataatcgtaccttcgcatttcctcgatatgaggcagacaggaccaatgctgctcagcgtccagagagatgatgcactccagggattgtgtaatccagacttgtttattttgttgatctggacatacagcgtataactggtaatacagaacttctccagaaatgcagggtagacagggtacaataagatgtagcaccaagtgtgtctgcaagtgtgagcagcatgagagagtggtcgaaagactgatgccttcctaagcccagttcaaaagcacgtcctctcacaacagaaagtaaactggaaatggctgccagaggaagagaagatttgacccctgaaccggatgtaagacatgcccacaagaaatacatgaaaaataagctgccatacagaaaaaggccattgggtggcagcagagtaaaatataacaacatacatggaaactgaggaatatacatggaacagcacactccccgtctgaaattccgaaagggatttcactatatcaatgtccttaaaaagtccaacaacctagaaagtgaaaccaaacatgcatgtaatgcaataataactttaaacaagacattaagtcagctcctgagataatccaatggaaaacccatcttcggatcagagaagccgcactaggccaaactatctctgacccactgtaatccaatgggtaaagtactagtgcagtgttctgttcatagcttatcctaccggaatgtcctcgattggTAGTACCAGTACGAGATCGTGGATTGGCCTCTGAAATGTCTTAGGTTCACCTTTCCTAAGGACTTTCAGCTCCACCTTCCGGACCTTACCGTCTTCACTAGGGAAAGTCTTTTTaatgattcccataggccagtcaatcctttgagcttgttgttccttcattaacacaatatctccttccttcaagttcggtttactctgtcgccattttcttcttccttgcagaaccacAAGATACTCCTTTCTCCATCGGTTCCAGAAGTAATTGGCAAGGTACTGTATgcgtttccactgcttctggtaggagtttgcgtgagtaaactctccactgactgttagcgggttcccgatcttttgggtaagaagagtagccggcgtaagaatagttggcgtttcaggatccattgaccctgggacaaggggtcttgagttgattatggcagaaacttcagccagaagagtaaccaaggtctcatgcgtaagtcttgaagagtttatgtccataagcatagagttcaagatgttgcgtgagatcccgatcatcctttcccaggaacctcccatgtgagaactatgcggaggattgaagatccaggtgcaacctCTTTCTGCCAGTTGATCCTGAATTGGCTTGATGTCAATACCCAGCTCTCGACATGCACCGATGAAGTTGCTTCCGCGGTCGGACCTTAACTGTTTCACTGGTCCTCTGATCGCTAGAAACTGCCGAAGGGCGTTAATCAGGCTGGATGTGTCCATAgattctatcacttctatgtgaacggcacggacactcatgcaagtgaatagtaCGGCCCAACGTTTGCTGTTGGCATGACCTCCACGAGTCCTGCGTGCAGATACCATCCATGGCCCAAAGACGTCTAGGCCAACGTAGGTAAAAGGCGGTTCGGTGCTCAGTCTGTCGAAGGGTAGGTCAGCCATTTGTTGATGTACCTGTTTTCCTCTAGTTTTGCGACATTGCACACAGCGATGTATTGATCCCGCTACACGTCTTTTCATGCCTATGATCCAAAGTCCCGCAGACCGTATCTTGCCCTctgtgatctgcctgccttggtgttcAGTTTTTTCATGAAAGTGCCGAATCAGTAGATCGGTGATGTGATGTCTACTGGGAATGATGCAAGGATGTTGCTCTGA
Encoded here:
- the LOC138681722 gene encoding uncharacterized protein, whose amino-acid sequence is MDSFGLLRVGGRLSRAKLEFSEQHPCIIPSRHHITDLLIRHFHEKTEHQGRQITEGKIRSAGLWIIGMKRRVAGSIHRCVQCRKTRGKQVHQQMADLPFDRLSTEPPFTYVGLDVFGPWMVSARRTRGGHANSKRWAVLFTCMSVRAVHIEVIESMDTSSLINALRQFLAIRGPVKQLRSDRGSNFIGACRELGIDIKPIQDQLAERGCTWIFNPPHSSHMGGSWERMIGISRNILNSMLMDINSSRLTHETLVTLLAEVSAIINSRPLVPGSMDPETPTILTPATLLTQKIGNPLTVSGEFTHANSYQKQWKRIQYLANYFWNRWRKEYLVVLQGRRKWRQSKPNLKEGDIVLMKEQQAQRIDWPMGIIKKTFPSEDGKVRKVELKVLRKGEPKTFQRPIHDLVLVLPIEDIPVG